The following are encoded together in the Bombus pyrosoma isolate SC7728 linkage group LG17, ASM1482585v1, whole genome shotgun sequence genome:
- the LOC122577024 gene encoding sentrin-specific protease 1-like — MIFDFLKKFFGWVDEAPRKRRVSFSSEKEFVTPKKHRCDYNIINVEEEPIEIKDDSDGGIQDISKDKYSPIKSSSRLNGTCNSRDKSLTCCPSTFSSSKSHQCYDKVNMGHSSNKSDRGQNVVPHQQCSTLFKTHRLREKNQYEELLQNFFPRRIDVICDKHEDKRSRQKPIEVIDLDKSGSSSPFPKTQPACRKHDRTLQMHWTIPIREKKGREIIINVDNDEKERTIHSIHNETQCPKKNTTVEKSAQIKYPESITTNTLRDRLAAKAVMREDFVPQVTKRYDERIEQRHKEAEELKRMTCVLSKHNRLAREAALEEHLARSIRLCEAVLEREKLEEPELPTLTEEMLQEVRNALISRPSDEVLVEGFGLGITRRDIHTLADLNWLNDEVINFYMNLLIARSTNNDKYPKVHAMNTFFYPKLISGGHSSLRRWTRKIDIFSQDIIVVPIHLGIHWCMSIIDFRDKSIRYYDSMGGNNSKCLSALRQYLEDESLDKKKQTYDTSSWKLECAKNIPQQMNGSDCGVFSCMFAEYICGNKKITFTQQDMPYFRNKMIYEILKSKLL, encoded by the coding sequence aTGATATTCGactttctaaaaaaattttttgggTGGGTAGATGAAGCTCCTAGAAAGCGTAGAGTTTCATTTAGTTcagaaaaagaatttgttacTCCTAAAAAACATCGTTGTgattataatatcattaatgtGGAGGAAGAACCCATTGAGATTAAAGATGACAGCGATGGCGGTATTCAAGATATttctaaagataaatattctcCTATTAAATCATCTAGTAGATTGAATGGTACATGTAATAGTAGAGACAAGTCACTGACATGTTGTCCATCAACCTTCTCGTCATCAAAATCACACCAATGTTATGATAAAGTAAATATGGGACATTCTAGTAATAAAAGTGATAGAGGACAAAATGTTGTGCCACATCAACAATGTTCGACATTATTTAAAACTCATCGTCTAAGAGAAAAAAATCAGTACGAAGagttattacaaaatttttttccaCGTAGGATAGATGTTATATGTGATAAACATGAAGATAAAAGATCTAGACAGAAACCAATAGAAGTAATAGATTTAGATAAATCTGGTTCTTCGTCTCCTTTTCCTAAAACTCAGCCAGCTTGTAGAAAACATGATAGAACATTACAAATGCATTGGACTATTCCaattagagaaaagaaaggtagagaaataattatcaatgtaGATAATGATGAGAAAGAAAGGACGATACATTCCATTCACAATGAGACACAATGTCCTAAAAAAAATACGACTGTAGAAAAATCTGCACAAATTAAATATCCTGAAAGTATAACTACAAACACCTTAAGAGATCGATTAGCAGCAAAAGCTGTAATGAGAGAGGATTTTGTCCCTCAAGTAACAAAAAGATATGATGAACGAATCGAACAACGTCATAAAGAAGCAGAGGAGCTTAAAAGAATGACCTGTGTTTTGTCTAAACATAATCGTTTAGCAAGGGAAGCTGCACTAGAAGAACATCTAGCACGATCTATAAGATTATGTGAGGCTGTtttggaaagagaaaaattagaagagCCAGAATTACCTACTTTAACGGAGGAAATGCTGCAAGAAGTAAGAAATGCTCTTATTTCTCGACCTTCAGATGAAGTTCTTGTTGAAGGATTTGGTTTAGGAATAACAAGAAGAGATATTCATACATTAGCTGATTTGAATTGGTTAAACGatgaagtaataaatttttatatgaatttattaatagcCAGAAGTactaataatgataaatatccAAAAGTACATGCTATGAATACGTTTTTTTATCCAAAATTAATCTCAGGTGGACATTCATCCTTAAGAAGATGGactagaaaaattgatattttttcacagGATATTATTGTTGTTCCTATACATTTAGGCATTCATTGGTGTATGTCAATAATCGACTTTAGGGATAAGTCTATTCGTTATTATGACAGTATGGGTGGCAACAACTCCAAGTGTCTGTCAGCATTACGACAATATTTGGAAGATGAAAGTTTggataaaaagaagcaaactTATGATACCAGTAGCTGGAAATTAGAGTGTGCCAAAAATATCCCACAACAAATGAATGGCAGTGACTGTGGAGTCTTCTCTTGTATGTTTGCTGAATATATttgtggaaataaaaagatcacGTTTACACAGCAGGATATGccatattttcgaaataagaTGATTTATGAAATACTGAAGTCCaagcttttataa
- the LOC122577028 gene encoding threonine aspartase 1-like yields MSNVNEGFIAVHVGAGRHSEALKEKYRKLCRQACKAGIQNLKAGGSSLDAVVETVIVLENSPLTNAGFGSNLTLEGAVECDASVMDGTTLQFGAVGAVSGIKNPVSLAKRLCEYQSIKIAYGRIPPSFLVGNGAHVWAQEMGIQTLPPEQLISTKAQKMYKHYKRKIESSNIDVHKYTKQRMDTVGAICVDKEGNIAGACSSGGIILKYPGRVGQAGMWGCGTWAYKDKYSIGTSTSGCGEHLIRTLLARTTAEAISHNSCPIINLYHSMKADFIDSKFLCGLEQKLGGVIAIRYAAQEGVGDFLWSHSTNSMIIGYMNSNEQTPMSHMAVLPSHEVGKKATVEGICFKIT; encoded by the exons ATGAGTAATGTTAATGAAGGATTTATTGCTGTCCATGTGG gaGCAGGACGACATTCAGAAGCtcttaaagaaaaatatcggaaaCTATGCCGTCAAGCATGCAAagct ggcatacaaaatttaaaggCTGGTGGTAGTTCATTAGATGCTGTAGTAGAAACTGTAATAGTATTAGAAAACTCTCCCTTAACCAATGCTGGATTTGGGTCGAATCTCACATTGGAAGGAGCAGTAGAATGTGATGCAAGTGTAATGGATGGTACTACATTACAATTTGGAGCAGTTGGTGCGGTTAGTGGAATAAAAAATCCTGTTTCATTGGCAAAACGACTTTGCGAATATCAGTCAATTAAGATTGCATATGGTAGGATTCCACCaag TTTTTTAGTTGGGAATGGCGCACATGTATGGGCACAAGAAATGGGAATACAAACATTACCACCAGAACAGCTAATTTCAA caAAAGCACAGAAGATgtataaacattataaaagaaaaatagaaagttcTAATATAGATGTTCACAAG TATACTAAACAAAGAATGGATACAGTTGGTGCAATATGCGTTgataaagaaggaaatattgCTGGAGCTTGTTCTAGTGGtggtattattttaaaatatccagGAAGAGTAGGGCAg GCAGGAATGTGGGGATGTGGAACATGGGCATATAAAGACAAATATTCTATAGGGACAAGCACATCAGGCTGTGGCGAACATCTCATTCGCACTTTGCTAGCGCGAACAACTGCAGAAGCTATATCACATAATTCTTGTCCTATTATCAACTTATACCATTCTATGAAAGCTGATTTTATTG attcgaaatttttatgtgGACTTGAACAGAAACTTGGAGGTGTTATTGCTATTCGATATGCAGCCCAAGAGGGAGTAGGAGATTTCCTTTGGAGTCATTCTACAAATTCAATGATAATAGGTTACATGAATTCAAATGAACAAACACCAATG agTCATATGGCTGTTCTTCCATCTCATGAAGTTGGCAAGAAAGCAACCGTCGAAGGAATCTGTTTCAAAATTACATAA
- the LOC122577021 gene encoding exostosin-2 isoform X2, with the protein MVLSTRMSHKVNRISYHYHNVFVICLLIFTLFIILITAYHIFKFGSTQKRSVYNAIILNDLQSLPIQVIDEDLPVADTTNISCTYFSCFNVYRCGSQGNKLLVYVYPPKMYVDSLGRPITNQITKEFYQILNTIISSKFYTPNPYEACIFIPSIDTLNQNRLKLQEVSQALKALPFWNNGENHLIFNMVPGSVPDYNTVIDVPIGKAMIAGAGMSSLTYRSDFDISLPVYSSLVDNLKPNFNNIRPWLVISSQMNINSAFEQDLLEVKSLSPKDILILGTCLHYSSMNSAIRCAGEDVYKYPNVLQTATFCLVIRGARLGQSTLLECMAAGSIPVIIADSLTMPYHGIIDWSRAAIFVREVDILSIISVLKKISPQRIIELQEQGAWLYEKYFMSVEKITETALEILADRVFPHLARDYTIWNIPSHTDIMSPLFLPITAPKTRGFTAVILTYDRLELLFLLINKLVKVPSLSKVLVIWNNQQKDPPHSSRWPKLNKPLKVIQTKENKLSNRFYPYDEIETEAVLSIDDDIIMLTADEVEFAYEYWNYMYTTAMPGDIKEWVDEHMNCEDIAMNFLVANVTRKAPIKVTPKKKFRCPECTNTEMLSADLTHMVERTQCINRFSSIYGTMPLQSVEFRADPVLFKDIFPEKLKRFNDIGSL; encoded by the exons ATGGTATTATCAACAAGAATGTCACATAAAGTGAATAGAATTTCTTATCACTATCACAATGTTTTTgttatatgtttattaatatttacattgtttataattttaattactgcATATCATATCTTTAAATTTGGGAGTACACAAAAACGCTCTGTATATAATGCTATTATTCTTAACGACTTGCAGTCATTGCCGATTCAAGTAATTGATGAAGATCTTCCAGTAGCAGAtactacaaatatttcttgcaCATACTTTAGTTGTTTTAATGTTTATCGCTGTGGTAGTCAAGGAAATAAACTTTTAGTATATGTCTATCCCCCAAAAATGTATGTAGATTCCTTGGGAAGGCCTATAACAAATCAAAtaacaaaagaattttatcaaattttaaatactattatttcaagtaaattttacACACCAAATCCATATGAAGCATGTATTTTCATTCCTTCAATTGATACATTAAATcaaaatagattaaaattacaagaagTTTCGCAAGCCTTGAAAGCATTGCCATT CTGGAATAATGGAgaaaatcatttaatatttaatatggtACCTGGAAGTGTACCTGATTACAATACGGTCATCGATGTACCTATTGGAAAAGCAATGATTGCAGGTGCAGGAATGTCATCATTAACGTATAGATCTGATTTTGATATCAGTTTACCAGTATACAGCTCTCTTGTGGATAATCTTAAaccaaattttaataatataag ACCATGGTTAGTTATTTCATCTCAAATGAACATTAATTCTGCATTTGAACAAGATTTATTGGAAGTTAAATCTCTGTCGCCAAAGGATATCTTAATATTAGGTACATGTTTGCATTATAGTTCTATGAACAGTGCAATTCGGTGTGCAGGAGAAGACGTTTATAAGTATCCTAATGTGCTTCAA ACAGCAACATTTTGTCTAGTAATTCGAGGTGCAAGACTTGGCCAGAGCACACTTTTAGAATGTATGGCGGCAGGTTCTATACCTGTAATTATAGCTGATTCTCTTACAATGCCTTATCATGGGATAATTGATTGGAGCAG gGCTGCTATATTTGTACGTGAAGTCGATATCTTATCAATAATATCagttttaaaaaagatatctcCGCAACGAATTATAGAACTTCAAGAACAAGGTGCATGgctttatgaaaaatattttatgtctgtggaaaaaataacagaaactGCATTGGAAATACTCGCAGATCGTGTATTTCCACATTTAGCTAGAGATTATACAATTTGGAATATACCATCTCATACA gATATTATGTCTCCGCTGTTTCTACCAATTACTGCGCCAAAAACTCGAGGATTTACTGCTGTAATTCTGACGTACGACAGATTggaattgttatttcttttaattaataaacttgtTAAAGTACCAAGCTTGTCTAAAGTTCTAGTTATATGGAATAACCAACAGAAAGATCCTCcacatt CATCTAGATGGCCAAAGTTAAATAAACCATTAAAAGTTATACaaacaaaggaaaataaacTATCCAACAGATTTTATCCTTATGACGAAATTGAAACTGAAGCAGTTCTATCAATAGATGatgatattattatgttaacTGCTGATGAAGTAGAATTTGCTTATGAG tattggaattatatgtataccaCTGCTATGCCCGGTGATATAAAAGAATGGGTTGATGAACATATGAATTGTGAGGACATAGCCATGAATTTTTTAGTAGCAAATGTCACAAGAAAAGCACCCATAAAA GTGACaccaaaaaagaaatttcgatgCCCGGAATGCACAAATACTGAAATGTTGTCTGCAGATTTAACACATATGGTAGAACGTACGCAATGTATAAATagattttcttcaatttatgGCACAATGCCGTTACAGTCAGTTGAATTCCGAGCAGATCCGGTTTtattcaaagatatatttcCCGAAAAACTCAAAAGATTCAACGATATTGGAAGTTTATAA
- the LOC122577021 gene encoding exostosin-2 isoform X1 yields MVLSTRMSHKVNRISYHYHNVFVICLLIFTLFIILITAYHIFKFGSTQKRSVYNAIILNDLQSLPIQVIDEDLPVADTTNISCTYFSCFNVYRCGSQGNKLLVYVYPPKMYVDSLGRPITNQITKEFYQILNTIISSKFYTPNPYEACIFIPSIDTLNQNRLKLQEVSQALKALPFWNNGENHLIFNMVPGSVPDYNTVIDVPIGKAMIAGAGMSSLTYRSDFDISLPVYSSLVDNLKPNFNNIRPWLVISSQMNINSAFEQDLLEVKSLSPKDILILGTCLHYSSMNSAIRCAGEDVYKYPNVLQTATFCLVIRGARLGQSTLLECMAAGSIPVIIADSLTMPYHGIIDWSRAAIFVREVDILSIISVLKKISPQRIIELQEQGAWLYEKYFMSVEKITETALEILADRVFPHLARDYTIWNIPSHTDIMSPLFLPITAPKTRGFTAVILTYDRLELLFLLINKLVKVPSLSKVLVIWNNQQKDPPHSSRWPKLNKPLKVIQTKENKLSNRFYPYDEIETEAVLSIDDDIIMLTADEVEFAYEVWREFPDRIVGFPSRIHMWDNGTNCWKYESEWTNSISMVLTGAAFHHKYWNYMYTTAMPGDIKEWVDEHMNCEDIAMNFLVANVTRKAPIKVTPKKKFRCPECTNTEMLSADLTHMVERTQCINRFSSIYGTMPLQSVEFRADPVLFKDIFPEKLKRFNDIGSL; encoded by the exons ATGGTATTATCAACAAGAATGTCACATAAAGTGAATAGAATTTCTTATCACTATCACAATGTTTTTgttatatgtttattaatatttacattgtttataattttaattactgcATATCATATCTTTAAATTTGGGAGTACACAAAAACGCTCTGTATATAATGCTATTATTCTTAACGACTTGCAGTCATTGCCGATTCAAGTAATTGATGAAGATCTTCCAGTAGCAGAtactacaaatatttcttgcaCATACTTTAGTTGTTTTAATGTTTATCGCTGTGGTAGTCAAGGAAATAAACTTTTAGTATATGTCTATCCCCCAAAAATGTATGTAGATTCCTTGGGAAGGCCTATAACAAATCAAAtaacaaaagaattttatcaaattttaaatactattatttcaagtaaattttacACACCAAATCCATATGAAGCATGTATTTTCATTCCTTCAATTGATACATTAAATcaaaatagattaaaattacaagaagTTTCGCAAGCCTTGAAAGCATTGCCATT CTGGAATAATGGAgaaaatcatttaatatttaatatggtACCTGGAAGTGTACCTGATTACAATACGGTCATCGATGTACCTATTGGAAAAGCAATGATTGCAGGTGCAGGAATGTCATCATTAACGTATAGATCTGATTTTGATATCAGTTTACCAGTATACAGCTCTCTTGTGGATAATCTTAAaccaaattttaataatataag ACCATGGTTAGTTATTTCATCTCAAATGAACATTAATTCTGCATTTGAACAAGATTTATTGGAAGTTAAATCTCTGTCGCCAAAGGATATCTTAATATTAGGTACATGTTTGCATTATAGTTCTATGAACAGTGCAATTCGGTGTGCAGGAGAAGACGTTTATAAGTATCCTAATGTGCTTCAA ACAGCAACATTTTGTCTAGTAATTCGAGGTGCAAGACTTGGCCAGAGCACACTTTTAGAATGTATGGCGGCAGGTTCTATACCTGTAATTATAGCTGATTCTCTTACAATGCCTTATCATGGGATAATTGATTGGAGCAG gGCTGCTATATTTGTACGTGAAGTCGATATCTTATCAATAATATCagttttaaaaaagatatctcCGCAACGAATTATAGAACTTCAAGAACAAGGTGCATGgctttatgaaaaatattttatgtctgtggaaaaaataacagaaactGCATTGGAAATACTCGCAGATCGTGTATTTCCACATTTAGCTAGAGATTATACAATTTGGAATATACCATCTCATACA gATATTATGTCTCCGCTGTTTCTACCAATTACTGCGCCAAAAACTCGAGGATTTACTGCTGTAATTCTGACGTACGACAGATTggaattgttatttcttttaattaataaacttgtTAAAGTACCAAGCTTGTCTAAAGTTCTAGTTATATGGAATAACCAACAGAAAGATCCTCcacatt CATCTAGATGGCCAAAGTTAAATAAACCATTAAAAGTTATACaaacaaaggaaaataaacTATCCAACAGATTTTATCCTTATGACGAAATTGAAACTGAAGCAGTTCTATCAATAGATGatgatattattatgttaacTGCTGATGAAGTAGAATTTGCTTATGAG GTATGGAGAGAGTTTCCAGACCGAATAGTTGGTTTTCCATCTAGAATTCATATGTGGGATAATGGAACAAATTGTTGGAAATACGAAAGTGAATGGACTAACAGTATTTCTATGGTTTTAACTGGAGCTGCATTTCatcataaa tattggaattatatgtataccaCTGCTATGCCCGGTGATATAAAAGAATGGGTTGATGAACATATGAATTGTGAGGACATAGCCATGAATTTTTTAGTAGCAAATGTCACAAGAAAAGCACCCATAAAA GTGACaccaaaaaagaaatttcgatgCCCGGAATGCACAAATACTGAAATGTTGTCTGCAGATTTAACACATATGGTAGAACGTACGCAATGTATAAATagattttcttcaatttatgGCACAATGCCGTTACAGTCAGTTGAATTCCGAGCAGATCCGGTTTtattcaaagatatatttcCCGAAAAACTCAAAAGATTCAACGATATTGGAAGTTTATAA
- the LOC122577021 gene encoding exostosin-2 isoform X3 encodes MVLSTRMSHKVNRISYHYHNVFVICLLIFTLFIILITAYHIFKFGSTQKRSVYNAIILNDLQSLPIQVIDEDLPVADTTNISCTYFSCFNVYRCGSQGNKLLVYVYPPKMYVDSLGRPITNQITKEFYQILNTIISSKFYTPNPYEACIFIPSIDTLNQNRLKLQEVSQALKALPFWNNGENHLIFNMVPGSVPDYNTVIDVPIGKAMIAGAGMSSLTYRSDFDISLPVYSSLVDNLKPNFNNIRPWLVISSQMNINSAFEQDLLEVKSLSPKDILILGTCLHYSSMNSAIRCAGEDVYKYPNVLQTATFCLVIRGARLGQSTLLECMAAGSIPVIIADSLTMPYHGIIDWSRAAIFVREVDILSIISVLKKISPQRIIELQEQGAWLYEKYFMSVEKITETALEILADRVFPHLARDYTIWNIPSHTDIMSPLFLPITAPKTRGFTAVILTYDRLELLFLLINKLVKVPSLSKVLVIWNNQQKDPPHSSRWPKLNKPLKVIQTKENKLSNRFYPYDEIETEAVLSIDDDIIMLTADEVEFAYEVWREFPDRIVGFPSRIHMWDNGTNCWKYESEWTNSISMVLTGAAFHHKTPEI; translated from the exons ATGGTATTATCAACAAGAATGTCACATAAAGTGAATAGAATTTCTTATCACTATCACAATGTTTTTgttatatgtttattaatatttacattgtttataattttaattactgcATATCATATCTTTAAATTTGGGAGTACACAAAAACGCTCTGTATATAATGCTATTATTCTTAACGACTTGCAGTCATTGCCGATTCAAGTAATTGATGAAGATCTTCCAGTAGCAGAtactacaaatatttcttgcaCATACTTTAGTTGTTTTAATGTTTATCGCTGTGGTAGTCAAGGAAATAAACTTTTAGTATATGTCTATCCCCCAAAAATGTATGTAGATTCCTTGGGAAGGCCTATAACAAATCAAAtaacaaaagaattttatcaaattttaaatactattatttcaagtaaattttacACACCAAATCCATATGAAGCATGTATTTTCATTCCTTCAATTGATACATTAAATcaaaatagattaaaattacaagaagTTTCGCAAGCCTTGAAAGCATTGCCATT CTGGAATAATGGAgaaaatcatttaatatttaatatggtACCTGGAAGTGTACCTGATTACAATACGGTCATCGATGTACCTATTGGAAAAGCAATGATTGCAGGTGCAGGAATGTCATCATTAACGTATAGATCTGATTTTGATATCAGTTTACCAGTATACAGCTCTCTTGTGGATAATCTTAAaccaaattttaataatataag ACCATGGTTAGTTATTTCATCTCAAATGAACATTAATTCTGCATTTGAACAAGATTTATTGGAAGTTAAATCTCTGTCGCCAAAGGATATCTTAATATTAGGTACATGTTTGCATTATAGTTCTATGAACAGTGCAATTCGGTGTGCAGGAGAAGACGTTTATAAGTATCCTAATGTGCTTCAA ACAGCAACATTTTGTCTAGTAATTCGAGGTGCAAGACTTGGCCAGAGCACACTTTTAGAATGTATGGCGGCAGGTTCTATACCTGTAATTATAGCTGATTCTCTTACAATGCCTTATCATGGGATAATTGATTGGAGCAG gGCTGCTATATTTGTACGTGAAGTCGATATCTTATCAATAATATCagttttaaaaaagatatctcCGCAACGAATTATAGAACTTCAAGAACAAGGTGCATGgctttatgaaaaatattttatgtctgtggaaaaaataacagaaactGCATTGGAAATACTCGCAGATCGTGTATTTCCACATTTAGCTAGAGATTATACAATTTGGAATATACCATCTCATACA gATATTATGTCTCCGCTGTTTCTACCAATTACTGCGCCAAAAACTCGAGGATTTACTGCTGTAATTCTGACGTACGACAGATTggaattgttatttcttttaattaataaacttgtTAAAGTACCAAGCTTGTCTAAAGTTCTAGTTATATGGAATAACCAACAGAAAGATCCTCcacatt CATCTAGATGGCCAAAGTTAAATAAACCATTAAAAGTTATACaaacaaaggaaaataaacTATCCAACAGATTTTATCCTTATGACGAAATTGAAACTGAAGCAGTTCTATCAATAGATGatgatattattatgttaacTGCTGATGAAGTAGAATTTGCTTATGAG GTATGGAGAGAGTTTCCAGACCGAATAGTTGGTTTTCCATCTAGAATTCATATGTGGGATAATGGAACAAATTGTTGGAAATACGAAAGTGAATGGACTAACAGTATTTCTATGGTTTTAACTGGAGCTGCATTTCatcataaa ACCccagaaatataa
- the LOC122577035 gene encoding RNA-binding motif protein, X-linked 2-like gives MNPLTNVKNIKKLGEQELVSNRSTSWHDQYEDSAWIFIGGLPYDLTEGDVITVFSQYGEVVNINLIRDKNTGKQKGYGFLCYENQKSTVLAVDNLNGIKILGRTIRVDHVANYKAPKDSKNVDEETRRLRKEGCAPKNI, from the exons ATGAATCCTTTAAC aaacgtaaaaaatataaaaaagctTGGAGAACAAGAATTAGTAAGTAATAGGAGTACATCCTGGCATGATCAATATGAAGATAGTGCTTGGATCTTTATCGGTGGATTACCATATGATTTAACAGAAGGTGATGTTATAACTGTATTTTCTCA aTATGGAGAagtagtaaatataaatttaattcggGATAAAAATACAGGAAAACAAAAAGGATATGGTTTTTTATGCTATGAAAATCAAAAAAGTACAGTATTAGCTGTTGATAATTTAAATGGCATTAAG ATCTTAGGCAGAACAATAAGAGTTGATCATGTAGCAAATTATAAAGCACCGAAAGATTCAAAAAATGTTGATGAAGAGACTAGACGGTTAAGAAAAGAAGGTTGTGCtccgaaaaatatatag